One Thunnus thynnus chromosome 18, fThuThy2.1, whole genome shotgun sequence genomic region harbors:
- the LOC137169857 gene encoding formin-like, producing the protein MSNSESRKMEPQTAVLTFFRSLPEEQNVDIILEDAELSFNQKKNRDMTFEDTLEQKRDSLSYVILPVKGKKTTSNQEGHIVMTEKENDSDTTEEERNHFNLTEQGSDRINTGQGKAVNTENGSSEKHNVGKQTFVLNQHSEHGNNVHSFTKDSHGGCNMAEMSPDECVLNESLQPNCQHISTECTNTDCDCVAQIDHKQSDTEGPNQEVTKDYENVQTADLIRSTANFDGVDFDAEESATETERAAITVTRTRPAVEEEVESTSEQDVEQTDEPSCLKKEDEEEQTGAEGDSKEEEKTDVFPDSSTQPHHPLNPQDSSPNFANDPPPGSTYTRATFSPGSPTDKQIQLPALFSGLRVLRKGVTGPEHDTVSQIKPSSQGARRAIFPEKQGDTKVQGGFLDQISQFLNRDKRGEEKEEKLDESLEGVSGEAEEDQDDTRENENEESQEQEKEEEDIETESFESIKPPVSSAEAAFDAFKAFFTPKPLKKDPAEKVDLDAMRKKIRGDKDVLKALFERTSNKTPVKKDPSDGKV; encoded by the coding sequence ATGAGTAACTCTGAGTCCCGGAAAATGGAGCCACAAACAGCTGTCCTAACATTTTTCAGGAGCTTACCAGAGGAACAAAATGTGGACATAATACTGGAAGATGCTGAGCTGAGtttcaatcaaaagaaaaacagggaTATGACTTTTGAGGATACTCTGGAACAGAAAAGAGACTCCTTATCGTATGTTATATTGCCTGTTAAAGGAAAGAAGACAACCTCTAACCAAGAGGGACATATAGTTATGAcggaaaaagaaaatgactcagacacaacagaggaggagaggaatcATTTTAACCTAACAGAGCAAGGTAGTGATAGAATAAATACTGGGCAAGGCAAGgctgtaaacactgaaaacggctcctcagaaaaacacaatgttgGAAAACAGACTTTTGTACTGAATCAGCACAGTGAACATGGTAACAATGTTCACAGTTTCACCAAAGACTCACATGGAGGTTGCAACATGGCAGAGATGTCACCGGATGAATGTGTCTTGAATGAATCTCTGCAACCAAATTGTCAACACATTTCAACTGAGTGCACAAATACAGATTGTGATTGTGTTGCACAAATCGACCACAAGCAGAGTGACACTGAAGGACCCAACCAGGAGGTGAcaaaagattatgaaaatgttcaaactgCAGATTTAATCAGAAGTACTGCAAATTTTGATGGTGTGGATTTCGACGCTGAGGAATCTGCAACTGAAACCGAACGTGCAGCAATAACTGTGACTCGGACAAGACCTGCTGTTGAAGAAGAGGTTGAATCAACATCGGAGCAAGATGTGGAGCAAACAGATGAGCCATCCTGCTTAAaaaaggaggatgaagaggagcagACAGGTGCAGAGGGTGacagcaaagaagaagagaaaacagatgTATTTCCAGACTCCTCCACCCAGCCCCACCATCCTCTAAACCCACAAGACAGTTCACCAAATTTTGCCAATGACCCTCCACCTGGATCCACCTACACCAGAGCCACCTTCTCCCCAGGCTCCCCCACGGACAAGCAGATCCAGCTCCCCGCCCTCTTCAGCGGCCTGAGGGTCCTGAGGAAGGGCGTGACCGGGCCTGAGCATGACACCGTGTCCCAGATCAAACCTTCATCTCAGGGAGCAAGGAGGGCCATTTTCCCAGAGAAACAGGGGGATACAAAGGTTCAGGGAGGATTCCTGGACCAAATCTCCCAGTTCCTGAACCGCGAcaagagaggggaagagaaagaggagaagctGGATGAGAGCTTAGAGGGAGTCAGCGGGGAGGCTGAGGAAGACCAGGATGACACCAGAGAGAATGAGAATGAGGAAAGTCAAGAGcaggagaaggaagaggaagacatTGAAACAGAGTCATTTGAATCTATAAAACCTCCCGTGTCCAGTGCGGAGGCGGCCTTTGATGCCTTTAAGGCCTTCTTCACCCCAAAACCTTTGAAGAAGGACCCAGCAGAGAAGGTGGACCTGGACGCAATGAGGAAGAAGATAAGGGGTGATAAAGATGTGCTGAAAGCTCTTTTTGAGAGAACGTCCAATAAGACGCCAGTGAAGAAAGATCCATCTGATGGCAAAGTATGA